A single window of Syntrophorhabdaceae bacterium DNA harbors:
- a CDS encoding histidine kinase — protein MEKIIVHHDAKHVLMDLLYTVIICFIIAGLLTVTGENPFRVNLVMSLCFGFSVCLTTMLMLEIFKPERRATLFFVFAIGITVGMTIGLVIGAFALNRLYSITLKVPDKDLVATIVSAITITSVVAYFFYSKARLKSTRRIIEEERVNRLLSEKEALEARLRLLQAQIEPHFLFNTLSNVLSLVDTDPAKGKSMLTDLIRYLRTSLSRTLPETTTLSQEMEMIRSYLNIQKIRMDERLSFTIEFPDALGQQPFPPMLIQPIVENAIKHGLEPTIDGGTVAVRATKQDGRIRIEVVDTGMGFSAYQKNGVGIANVKERLKLLFGENGRFTLEENKPTGVRAVIEVPEHDV, from the coding sequence ATGGAAAAGATAATAGTACACCACGATGCGAAACATGTGCTGATGGATTTGCTCTATACAGTCATCATCTGTTTTATCATTGCTGGGCTGCTGACCGTGACGGGTGAAAATCCGTTTCGCGTGAACCTGGTAATGTCTCTCTGTTTCGGCTTCTCTGTCTGTTTGACCACTATGCTCATGCTCGAGATCTTCAAGCCGGAAAGACGGGCCACCCTATTCTTCGTATTCGCGATCGGCATCACGGTCGGAATGACGATCGGTCTTGTCATCGGCGCTTTTGCGCTTAATCGGTTATATTCCATCACGCTCAAAGTGCCTGACAAGGATTTAGTTGCCACCATCGTCTCTGCCATTACCATAACGAGCGTAGTCGCCTACTTCTTTTATTCCAAAGCGCGACTCAAAAGCACCAGACGCATCATTGAGGAAGAGCGGGTCAATCGACTCTTGAGCGAGAAAGAGGCCCTCGAAGCAAGACTCAGGCTGCTTCAGGCCCAGATTGAACCCCATTTTCTCTTCAATACGCTTTCCAACGTGTTAAGCCTTGTAGACACGGACCCGGCAAAAGGCAAATCCATGCTCACCGATTTGATTCGATACCTCCGCACCTCTCTGTCGAGGACCCTTCCCGAGACCACAACCCTGAGTCAGGAGATGGAGATGATCAGGTCATATCTGAACATACAAAAGATCAGGATGGACGAGCGACTCAGCTTCACCATCGAATTTCCCGATGCCTTGGGACAACAGCCCTTTCCTCCCATGCTCATCCAACCCATCGTGGAGAACGCCATAAAACACGGTCTTGAACCCACAATAGATGGAGGAACCGTGGCTGTCAGAGCAACAAAGCAGGATGGCCGTATCAGGATTGAAGTGGTGGACACGGGCATGGGATTCTCGGCTTATCAGAAAAATGGGGTCGGCATAGCGAACGTGAAAGAGCGTTTGAAATTGCTCTTTGGAGAAAACGGCCGCTTCACTCTGGAAGAAAACAAACCAACGGGTGTGCGAGCTGTGATCGAGGTACCCGAACATGACGTATAA
- a CDS encoding LytTR family DNA-binding domain-containing protein, which yields MTYKAIIADDEKELRTYLKSLLGEIWPELAICGEAKNGKEALALIETERPQIAFLDIRMPGVSGMDVASQIAGLCRIVFVTAFDQYAVEAFEREAVDYLLKPVSKDRLIQTVTRLKSQLDASSEPPKELAHVVEELLLKLNGGVAPEFLRWIRTQHKESVRLIPVEEVDYFRAEDKYTIVMTKQGESLIKKSIKELAAELDPNQFWQIHRGIIVNVSRIDRVSRSLTGRGTLKLKERPELLTVSRNYLHLFKQM from the coding sequence ATGACGTATAAGGCCATCATCGCCGATGATGAAAAGGAATTACGCACATATCTCAAATCTCTGCTTGGGGAGATCTGGCCCGAGCTTGCTATATGCGGGGAGGCAAAGAACGGGAAAGAGGCGCTTGCTTTAATTGAAACCGAGCGCCCACAGATTGCCTTCCTTGACATCAGGATGCCGGGCGTAAGCGGCATGGATGTGGCGAGTCAGATTGCCGGCCTCTGTCGCATCGTATTTGTCACGGCTTTTGATCAGTACGCGGTAGAAGCATTTGAACGAGAGGCCGTGGATTACTTGTTGAAGCCCGTCTCGAAAGACCGGCTGATTCAGACAGTAACACGCCTCAAAAGCCAGCTCGATGCTTCCTCTGAACCGCCAAAAGAGCTGGCCCACGTCGTAGAGGAGCTTCTTTTGAAGCTTAACGGCGGGGTAGCGCCGGAGTTTCTCCGCTGGATCAGGACTCAGCACAAGGAGAGTGTGCGGCTCATACCGGTAGAAGAAGTGGACTACTTCAGGGCCGAGGATAAGTACACCATCGTCATGACGAAACAGGGTGAATCACTCATCAAGAAGAGTATCAAGGAACTGGCGGCGGAGCTTGATCCCAACCAGTTCTGGCAGATACACCGGGGCATCATCGTGAACGTATCCAGGATAGACAGGGTAAGCCGTTCGCTTACCGGGCGGGGAACGTTAAAGCTCAAAGAGAGGCCCGAACTGCTTACGGTGAGCCGCAATTATCTTCATCTCTTCAAACAGATGTAA